One window from the genome of Nicotiana sylvestris chromosome 9, ASM39365v2, whole genome shotgun sequence encodes:
- the LOC104242035 gene encoding histone-lysine N-methyltransferase, H3 lysine-9 specific SUVH1 translates to MEQGLRSDGNNPPSIDKTRVLDVKPLRCLAPVFPSPNGMSSVSTPQPSPFVCVPPTGPFPPGVAPFYPFVAPNDSGRPGESSQQTPSGVPNQGGPFGFAQPISPVPLNSFRTPTTANGNSGRSRRAVDDDDYSNSQDQNDQFASGFSVHVNNVEDSGTGKKRGRPKKPRRAQQAEGLTPVEVDVEPLLTLLLTSFKLVDLDQVKKADGDKELAGRVLLVFDLFRRRMTQIDESRDGPGSGRRPDLKASNMLMTKGVRTNQTKRIGNAPGIEVGDIFFFRMELCLVGLHAPTMAGIDYMSVKLTMDEEPLAVSIVSSGGYDDDGGDGDVLIYTGQGGVQRKDGQVFDQKLERGNLALEKSVHRANEVRVIRGVKDVAYPTGKIYIYDGLYKIQESWAEKNKVGCNVFKYKLLRVPGQPEAFKVWKSIQQWKDGVASRVGVILPDLTSGAESQPVCLVNDVDDEKGPAYFTYIPSLKYSKPFVMPRPSPSCHCVGGCQPGDSNCACIQSNGGFLPYSSLGVLLSYKTLIHECGSACSCPPNCRNRMSQGGPKARLEVFKTKNRGWGLRSWDPIRGGGFICEYAGEVIDAGNYSDDNYIFDATRIYAPLEAERDYNDESRKVPFPLVISAKNGGNISRFMNHSCSPNVYWQLVVRQSNNEATYHIAFFAIRHIPPMQELTFDYGMDKADHRRKKCLCGSLNCRGYFY, encoded by the coding sequence ATGGAACAAGGTTTGCGTTCTGATGGTAATAATCCTCCGAGCATCGATAAGACTAGGGTTTTGGATGTGAAGCCTTTGAGATGTCTTGCACCTGTTTTTCCATCCCCAAATGGAATGTCTTCTGTTTCAACTCCACAGCCCTCACCTTTTGTCTGTGTTCCTCCCACTGGTCCGTTCCCACCCGGGGTTGCTCCATTTTACCCTTTTGTGGCTCCAAATGATTCGGGAAGGCCAGGTGAAAGTAGTCAACAAACTCCAAGTGGGGTGCCGAATCAGGGCGGCCCTTTTGGTTTTGCGCAGCCTATATCTCCCGTTCCTTTAAACTCGTTCAGAACTCCAACAACTGCGAATGGAAATAGTGGGAGGTCAAGGAGGGCTGTAGACGATGATGATTACAGTAATTCACAGGATCAGAATGACCAATTTGCCAGTGGATTTAGTGTGCACGTGAATAATGTTGAAGATTCAGGTACtggaaaaaaaaggggaagacCGAAAAAGCCTCGGAGAGCTCAGCAGGCTGAGGGGTTGACCCCTGTGGAAGTGGATGTTGAACCTTTGTTGACTCTGTTGCTCACGTCTTTTAAACTTGTTGACTTGGATCAGGTCAAGAAAGCTGATGGTGACAAGGAGCTAGCGGGGAGGGTACtgttggtttttgatttgttcagAAGAAGGATGACTCAAATTGACGAATCGAGGGATGGGCCCGGTTCTGGTAGAAGACCAGACCTAAAAGCTTCTAATATGCTGATGACAAAGGGAGTTCGGACAAACCAAACAAAGAGGATTGGAAATGCACCCGGGATTGAAGTTGGTGACATCTTCTTCTTCAGGATGGAATTGTGCCTAGTGGGATTGCATGCACCAACTATGGCTGGCATAGATTATATGAGTGTCAAACTAACAATGGACGAAGAACCTCTTGCGGTCAGCATAGTGTCCTCTGGAGGATATGATGATGATGGAGGTGATGGCGATGTATTAATTTACACTGGCCAGGGTGGAGTCCAGAGGAAAGACGGGCAAGTGTTTGATCAGAAACTTGAGAGGGGAAACCTTGCTTTGGAAAAGAGTGTGCATCGAGCCAATGAAGTAAGAGTAATTAGGGGTGTTAAGGATGTCGCATATCCAACGGGGAAGATCTATATTTACGACGGACTTTATAAGATTCAGGAATCATGGGCAGAGAAAAACAAGGTGGGCTGCAATGTATTTAAGTATAAACTTCTGAGAGTCCCTGGGCAGCCTGAAGCATTTAAAGTATGGAAGTCAATTCAGCAATGGAAAGATGGCGTGGCATCACGTGTTGGAGTCATCCTACCGGACCTGACGTCTGGTGCAGAAAGTCAACCCGTTTGTCTTGTTAATGATGTAGATGACGAGAAAGGACCTGCCTATTTCACATATATTCCTAGTTTGAAGTACTCAAAACCTTTTGTAATGCCTAGACCCTCTCCGAGTTGTCACTGCGTTGGTGGGTGCCAACCTGGTGACTCCAATTGCGCTTGTATTCAGAGTAATGGAGGCTTTTTGCCTTATAGTTCACTTGGAGTTCTTTTGAGTTACAAAACCTTGATACATGAGTGTGGTTCGGCCTGTTCATGCCCTCCTAATTGCCGAAATCGAATGTCTCAAGGAGGTCCTAAAGCTCGTTTGGAGGTCTTCAAGACGAAAAATAGAGGTTGGGGACTCAGATCTTGGGATCCTATACGTGGAGGTGGTTTCATTTGTGAATATGCTGGAGAAGTCATAGACGCTGGTAATTACAGTGACGACAATTACATATTTGATGCAACCCGTATATATGCGCCTTTGGAAGCCGAACGTGATTATAATGATGAGTCTCGGAAAGTCCCTTTTCCCCTGGTCATAAGTGCCAAGAATGGTGGAAATATTTCTCGCTTTATGAACCATAGTTGTTCACCTAATGTTTACTGGCAGCTTGTTGTACGACAAAGTAACAATGAAGCAACCTACCATATCGCCTTTTTCGCCATTAGACACATTCCTCCCATGCAAGAGTTGACCTTTGATTATGGTATGGACAAAGCAGATCATAGGAGAAAGAAGTGCTTATGTGGCTCGTTGAACTGTAGAGGTTATTTTTACTAG